From one Pirellulales bacterium genomic stretch:
- a CDS encoding sigma-70 family RNA polymerase sigma factor → MTPHDFARLLDDHCAALILYARQWCDSPEDIVQEAFLKLVAARRQPENAVAWLFRVVRNAAIDASRQSRRRQRREAAAARPDRWFVEDETNGLTAGAAVNALQTLPLDQREVIVARLWGGLGFEEIAEIAGCSQSTAFRRFSSGVEALRKELNLP, encoded by the coding sequence ATGACACCGCACGATTTTGCCCGCCTGCTGGACGACCATTGCGCGGCGCTCATTCTTTACGCCCGGCAATGGTGCGATTCGCCCGAGGATATCGTGCAGGAAGCGTTTTTGAAACTCGTCGCTGCTCGGCGGCAACCTGAAAACGCGGTGGCTTGGTTGTTTCGAGTCGTGCGAAATGCGGCCATCGATGCATCGCGACAGTCGCGGCGCCGGCAGCGGCGCGAGGCGGCTGCAGCCCGGCCGGACCGTTGGTTTGTCGAAGATGAGACGAACGGGCTGACGGCCGGGGCTGCCGTGAATGCCTTGCAAACATTGCCGCTGGACCAGCGGGAAGTGATCGTGGCCCGGCTATGGGGCGGACTGGGGTTCGAAGAAATCGCGGAAATCGCCGGCTGCTCGCAGAGCACTGCCTTTCGCCGTTTTTCAAGCGGCGTCGAAGCGTTGCGCAAGGAGTTGAATTTGCCATGA